The Pseudomonas cucumis sequence CGAAAATCTCCACCCCGTCAAAACCGGCGGCGGCAATGGCTTCGAGTTTTTCCGGCAGGGTGCCGCTCAAGGAAACGGTGGCAATGGAACGCTGCATGTGTCGACTCCCGATGGTGGGGACATTCTTGTTGGGCAAATTATTGGCTTGACGAATCCACACAGCAATTCAAAGTGTACTACCCGGTTAGTTTTGCGGGCGATTATCGAACACAATGGCGGTTGGCGAATTGACGATTTTTCGTCCACTGCGCAACATCGACTACACATTGAGTCCGGCCAAACCCCATGGACTCGGTTACCAAAGACCCTGAACACCACATAAAAATTTCAAAAAACGGGTACACGCTCATGCGCTCATTCAACGCCTTGTTTGCTTGCTCCATCGCCCTCCCGCCATACCTGGCATCCATCCGAACCTTGCGCTCTCTCGGCCGAACCGTGCCGCTCGCTGAATAACACGTTGTCGTCAGCCCGACGAAAACACCTCAGCCGATCAATCACACCCGCGCCTGTCGCCGTCGATTGATCACGCGCCCTTGAAGTCCCGACAAGCCTCGCTTGTCAGTCATTGAACGGATGGCACATACACATGATTCCTTCTCAAAGCTCTCGCGTGGCTCCGGCCATGGGCGTCGCCACTGGCGGTATCGGCGACAAAATCCGCGGCGCCATGGCGGTCGGCAAAACCCGTTGGGGGATGCTGGCGCTGGTGTTTTTCGCCACCACTCTGAACTACATCGACCGCGCCGCCCTGGGCGTCATGCAGCCGATCCTGGCCAAGGAAATGAGCTGGACGGCGATGGACTACGCCAACATCAACTTCTGGTTTCAGGTCGGCTACGCCATCGGCTTCGTGCTGCAGGGCCGGTTGATCGACCGGGTCGGCGTTAAACGCGTGTTCTTCTGCGCGGTGCTGCTCTGGAGCCTGGCTACCGGCGCTCATGGCCTGGCCACTTCGGCGGTGGGCTTCATGGTCTGTCGGTTCATTCTCGGCTTGACTGAAGCAGCGAATTACCCGGCCTGCGTGAAAACCACGCGGTTGTGGTTCCCCGCCGGCGAGCGTGCCGTGGCCACCGGCATCTTCAACGCCGGGACCAATGTTGGCGCGATGTTCACGCCAATGCTGTTGCCACTGATCCTCCACGCCTGGGGCTGGCAAGCCGCGTTCCTGTGCATGGCGGCTCTGGGCGGCATCTGGTTGCTGTTCTGGGGCCTGAAGTACTTCAACCCGGAAGATCACCCAAGCGTTAAACAATCGGAACTGGACTACATCCAGAAGGAAGTCGAGCCGGAACAATCCCGCGTACCGTTCTCACGAATCCTGCGCATGCGTGGCACCTGGGCCTTCGCCCTGGCCTACTCAATCACCGCGCCGGTGTTCTGGTTCTACCTGTACTGGCTGCCGCCATTTCTCAATCAGCAATACAACCTGGGGATCAACGTGACCCAGATGGGTATCCCGCTGATCATCATCTACCTCACGGCTGACTTCGGCAGTGTCGGTGGCGGGATTCTGTCCTCGTTCCTGATTGGTCGCGGGGTCAACCCGATCAAGGCACGACTGATGTCCATGTTCCTGTTCGCCTGCTGCATCATCGGCGTGGTCATGGCCGCCGGCTCGAGCAGCCTGTGGCTCGCGGTGTTTGCCATCTCCCTGGCCATCGGTGCTCACCAGGCCTGGACCGCGAACATCTGGAGCCTGGTGATGGACTACACGCCCAAGCACATGATGAGTACGGTGTTCGGCTTCGGCGGAATGTGCGCGGCAATCGGCGGGATGTTCATGACCCAGTTGGTCGGCCACATACTGACGATCACCAACAACAACTACACCGTGCTGTTCACCATGATTCCGGCGATGTACTTCATCGCGCTGACCTGGATGTACTTCATGGCACCGCGCAAGATTCCTACCGTCACCGAGTAAAAAACCCTACTAAGGCAGGCCTGATTCCAGGCCTGCCTTAGTACCTTCCTACCGACGACTCTGTTGCCACGCCACCGCCAACCCGCTGCAGCAAATCACCGCGATACCGATCACCGTGGTCAGGGTCGGTGTGTGAGAAAACAGCAACCAGCCCAGCAAACCGGCAAAGGCAATCTGGCAATAGCCGAACGGCGCCAACAACGCGGGCGCTGCGTGACGGAAGGCCTGGGTCAGAAACAGATGCGCCGTCATCCCGCACGCCCCCAGCGCCACCATCAAAAACCCATGAGCCAGGCTGGGCACTTGCCAGAAGAACGGCACCAACGCACTCATCACCAACGTATTACAGATCCCGGCGAAAAAGTTACTGGTGGTCGGGCTGTCGATTTCGCTGAGCTTGCGGGTGAGCAGCTGATAGAAGCAGAAAAACAGCGCCGAGCAGAACGGCAGCAGCACCGCAGGCGTGAACAGCTCGCCGCCGGGATGGACGATGATCAACACACCGATAAATCCGCAAATCACCGCCAGCCATTGGCCGCGCGTCACCTGCTCACCGAGCAGTGGCACCGACAATGCAGTCACCAATACCGGTGCAAGAAAATTCACCGCCGTGGCTTCGGCCAACGGAATGAACAACAGCGCACCGGTAAACAGCAGGCTGGTTCCCAATAAGCACAACGCCCGCATCAACTGCAGCAATGGGCGCTTGGTGCGCAGGACGCGCAACCCGGATTGCGGCAGAAAAATCCCGGCCATCAACAAGGTGTGAATCACATAGCGAGCCCAGACCACCATGACGACCGGATAGAACCCGCAGAGGTATTTCGACAAGGCGTCATGGCTGGAAAACAGAAAGGTCGCGACCACCACCAGCAGGATGCCTTTGAAAGGATGATTGACGCCGGAGAGTGGGGTGCTGATAGGCGACGTCAAGGCGAGGTTCTCTTCTGGCGGGACAATTCCAATAATTTAGAACCCGGTTCCAGATTCTTGTAGTCGTAACGACTGAAAGTGTGCGAACAGCGCACGGTTTTTTAATCGACTTCCAAATCGATGGGTGCAAGCGCTATCAGCTAAAGAGTTCCGACGCCTGACTCGCCGCCGAAAGCTCTTGGGCAAACGCCAACAACGTCGGTGCCAGTTCGTGCAGTCGCGCGCCCGGCATCCGCGCGCTCGGTCCGGCAATGCTGAGCACGCCGATCACTCGCCCCTGTAATGGATCACGGATAACGGCAGCAATCGCCGACGTGCCTACCGCCGAACTTTCCTCGACGCAGGCATAGCCCTGCTCGCGCGCCAGGCGCAGCCGCTCCAGCAGTTCGATGTTGGAGCGTGGCGCATTGGGCCCCAGGCCCTCGGGCTTCTCGACCGCCTGGCGCTCAACCAGCGACAACGCTTCGGCATCGCTCATGCAAGCCAGCCACGCATGCCCGGAAGCGGTATAGAACAGCGGCGCATCGCGCCCCATGTCCGGGTCGTAACGCAGGCCGGAACGGGCTCCCTGGGATTTGGCGATCCAAGTCTGGCGCTCGCCTTCGATCACCCCCAGACGCACCAGCTCGCCGGTCTCCCGGGCCAGCCGATCCAGCACCGGCTGCACAATATCCGCACCACTGCCGGACAAGTAACGAAAGCCCATGGCAACCAGTTTGGTCGATAAGTGATAACGCAGGTTTTCCGGGTTCTGCCGCACATACCCCAGTCGAATCAGTTCGGCGAGTAAACGGTGGGTCGCGCTCTTGGGAATGTCCAGTTGCTCGGCCAGCGTCTGCATCGGTAAACCTTGGGGTTCACCGGTAAGGCTTTCCAGCACGCTGAAAACACGTTCGATCTGACTGCCTGCCATGGGAGATTCCAAACGAAATTTGGCTGATTCTAAAAGACAACTCAAAGGAAGCAAAATCTGGAACCTGTCCGGCAACTGCCTTGACCGATCTGCAGTACCCGTCCGTCCATGAAACCGCTAATGTCGCCACTTAGGAGAACCCCTGTCGCCAAGGGCTGTCAGACGACCGGACTGGCGCCATACCTACTCACCGGCAACACTCATCACCATGCGCCTTCATCAGGTAAAAAAGAGGATCCCCCATGCTTTGGAAAAAAGGCCGACGTAGCGACAACGTGGTCGATGCCCGTGGCGATGATGTCGGTGGTGGGGGCGGTGGGATGCGTTTCGGTGGAGGCAAGGGCCTGAGCCTGACGGCGATCCTGTTGATCGTCGGGATTGGCTGGATCACCGGCCAGGACCCGATGCAGATCCTCGGCCAACTGACCGGGCAAATGAGCGAGCAATCGGCACCGGACACCACCCAAACCCGCAAGGCGCCCCCGGCCAATGATGAGGGAGCCGAATTCGTGCGCTCGATCCTCGGCGATACCGAAGACACTTGGCGCCAGATTTTCCAGCAGGCTGATCGGCAATATAAAGACCCGACCCTGGTGCTGTTCAACAACCGCGTCAACTCGGCCTGCGGCCTGGCGACTTCAGCAACCGGTCCCTTCTATTGCCCGGCGGACCAGAAGGTCTACCTCGATACGAGTTTCTTTCAGGAGATGTCCCAACGCTTTTCCGCCGCGGGCGACTTCGCCCAGGCCTACGTGATCGCTCACGAAGTCGGACACCACGTGCAGACCTTGCTCGGCGTTTCAGCGAAGATTCAGACCGCTCGCCAACAGGGCCGGCAGATGGAAGGCGACAATGGTTTGCTGGTGCGCCAGGAACTGCAAGCCGATTGCCTGGCCGGTGTCTGGGCCAACCATGCGCAGAAACGTCTGAACTGGCTGGAACCCGGTGACATCGAAGAAGCCTTGAACGCCGCCAACGCCATCGGCGACGACCGCTTGCAACAGCAAGGTCAGGGCCGCGTGGTGCCGGACTCCTTCACCCATGGCACTTCGGCCCAGCGAGTGCGCTGGTTCAAGGCCGGATTCGCACAGGGCCAGGTTGGCCAGTGCGACACCTTTGCCGCGAAGAATCTGTGATGCGTAAATGGCTGCTGGCTCTGTTAATCACCTGCGCAAGCACCCAGGCTGCCGAGCAGGGCGTCAAGGCAATCAGTTCCGGGCGCTTGCTGCTGAGCGCCGGTGAAATCGCGGTGAGCATCGGCCCGACACCGGCGAAAATCGAACGCGTGCTGATCATCGTCCATGGTCGATTACGCAATGCTGAAACCTACCGCCAAAGCGCCGAGCGCGCAGCCGAGCAGGCCGGGCAAAGTGCGAACACGTTGGTGCTCGCCCCGCAGTTTCTCAACGAAACCGACATTGCGAGCCATCCGGTGTCTGACAGCGTTTTACGCTGGCAAGGCAATGACTGGATGGCCGGCGGCTTATCCATCGCGCCGTTTACGATGAGCTCCTATGCGGCCCTCGACGAAATCATCGCTCGACTGGGTGATCGGCGACAGTTTCCGGACGTGAAGCAAATCGTCATCGCCGGTCACTCCGGCGGCGCTCAGGTGGTTCAGCGTTATGCCTTGCTGGGTCACCCTCAGCCAGCCCTCGATACGGAGGGCATAAAAGTGCGCTATGTGATCGCCAACCCTTCGTCGTACGCCTACTTCAATGAGCAACGGCCAGTAGCGTTCAGTCATGCGGGATGCCCGAATTTCAATCGCTGGAAGTATGGACTGGCGGGCCTGCCCGCTTATGCCGATGGGCAAACACCTGCGCAACTCGAAGAGAACTATGTCAAACGTGACATCGTTTATTTACTCGGCCAGCAGGACACCGACCCGAATCATCCGGCGCTGGATAAAAGTTGTGAGGCTAAAGCCCAGGGGGCTTCTCGATTGATTCGCGGGCGCAACTATTTCAATTATCTGAAGCGACGCCATCCTCAAGGGTTGAGCCAGCAGCTCATTGAAGTGCCTGGGGTCGGGCACAATGAAGACGGGATGTTTACCTCGCCCGAGGGGCAGAAGGCGTTGTTTGGTCAGTGAGTCTTGTGGCGTCTGATCAGACGCCCCATCTCTCAAGCCGAAAGCAGCTGTCGCAACTCCACGCAATCGCGCGCATGCCAATCGGCCAATTCCGGCCACGGATTATCCGGCAGATTCACCAGCACCGTCCGCGTCCCCGCCGCCCGCCCGCAATCCAGATCGAAGCGGTAATCACCAACCATCACCATTTCGCTCGCAGGAACCTTCCAGGCTTCGGCCAATTTCAGTAAACCACCAGGATGCGGCTTGGGCGGTGCTTCATCCCGGCCCAGTACATCCTCCACCGCGAAGCAGTCGGCCAGGCCAATCGCCTCCAGCGTGACATGGGCCAGCTCACGAGCATTGCGCGTGAGAATGCCCAGACGATAACCGCGCCCGGCCAATTCACGCACGAGCTCCACCGCACCCGGCGCCGGTTTCGAACCCAACGCCAGATCCCGCTCGTGCTCCAGCAGCCATGCGTGTTTGGCCGCGGCTTCATCGGCCGGCAGCGCCGCGAGGTGGGTGAGGATGTCGTCTTCGGCGGGAATCGCCAACGCCACGCGAATCGCTGCGAAGTCATGCACGGCCACCGTCAGGGTGCCGTCCATGTCGAACACCCAGTGCCGCACCTCGGCCAGGCTCATGCCCAATCCTTGCGATGACGAATCAGGCCTTCCTGGGTGACCGAGGCCACCAATTGTCCGGCACGGTTGAATACGCTGCCGCGGGAGAATCCGCGCGAGTTGCCGGCCCACGGGCTGTCCATGGCATACAGCAACCAGTCATCGGCGCGCAGGTCGGCGTGGAACCACAAGGCGTGATCAAGGCTGGCGACCTGCATGTCTTTCTGCCAGACCGATTTGCCATGGGGCAGCATCGAGGTGGTCAGCAGACCGAAGTCCGACGCGTAGGCCAGCAGGTATTTGTGCAATGCCGGGGTGTCAGCCAAGGCACCGTCGGCGCGGAACCATACGTATTTGATGGGATCGGCAGGCTGCGGGTTGTAGGGGTCTTTTTCGGTCACCGGCCGAACTTCGATCGGTTTCGGGCACAGCAATTTTTCGCGCATGTGCTCAGGGATCAGGTGCGCGCGCTGCTGGGTGAGCTCCAGCTCCGACGGCAAGTTTTCCGGGCCGACCACTTGCGGCATCTGCGTCTGGTGCTGGAAGCCTTCTTCGTCGTACTGGAACGAGGCGCTGCAGGTGAAAATCGGATTGCCCTTCTGGATCGCCGTCACCCGGCGCGTGCTGAAACTGCCGCCATCACGCACCCGATCGACCTGATACACCACCGGCAATTTGGCATCGCCCGGGCGCAGGAAATAACCGTGCATCGAATGCACATGGCGCGCCGGCTCAACTGTCTGACTGGCCGCCGACAGGGACTGGCCGAGTACCTGGCCGCCGAACAACTGACGAAACCCCAGGTCCTGGCTGCGGCCACGGAACAGGTTTTCTTCAATCGGTTCCAGGGTCAGCAGGTCTACCAGATCTTCCAACACTTGGCTCATTCAGACTCTCCTCACACAACGCAATGCCGCGCAGTCTTGGCTGCGGCGGTCGATTCAGTTTATGGCCCGGTTCAACATGAGGGTCATTGTAAACGTCCGCGCCTGCTTATCCATGCAAGGTTTGCAGCCATTGCTCACGGGTGATGCGGTACAACACATGCGGGCGCAGCGGATGATCGGCTGCAAGCCGCGGGTGCTCGAAGTCATCGGCGGGGGCATGGTGCATGCCGATCGCTTGCATGACTTTCTCGGATGGCAGATTGGTCCTGGTGGTGAATGCGACGACCTCTTGCAGCGCCAATCGGTCGAACCCGCAGCGCAGAGCGGTCCACGCCGCCTCGCTGGCATAACCCAGCCCCCAGTGCTCACGCGCCAGGCGCCAGCCGATTTCAACGGCCGGGGTGAAGGGCGCGTCGAAGCCGACTACACCCAGCCCGGTAAACCCGATGAACGCGCCGGTGTCCTTGCGCTCCAGCGCCCAGAGGCCAAAACCGTGCTCGGCAAAGTGCCCGCGAACCCGCCCGATCAGCGAGGCACTTTCCAGCCGACTCAAGGGCGCCGGAAAATAACGCATCACCTGTGGATCGGCGCACATCGCCGCAAACGCCGGTAAATCCTCATCACGCCACTGCCGCAACAACAGTCGTGCGCTTTCGAGTTCCAGTATCGGCTCCATCTCGTCCCCCTTTCCCATCCCGCAAGTCTACATCGCTGGTAGGATCCTTCACTCATTCCTACATGCCTTCCTGTATAAATCAGCCATGCCCCTGCCATTGATCTACCACGAAGACTACAGTCCCGAGTTCCCGGCGGATCACCGCTTCCCCATGGACAAGTTTCGCCTGCTGCGCGATCACTTGGTGGACAGTGGCCTGGCCCGCGACACCGACCTGCTGCGCCCGGACCTCTGCCCGCCAGAGATTCTCGCCCTCGCCCATGACCCTGCGTATATCGAACGCTACATGGGCGGCGAATTGTCCCGCGAAGACCAGCGACGCCTCGGCCTGCCCTGGAGCGAAGCGCTGGCCCGGCGCACGGTGCGAGCGGTCGGCGGTTCGCTGTTGGCGGCCGAACAGGCGCTGGAGCATGGCTTGGCTTGTCACCTCGCCGGCGGCACGCACCACGCGCATTACGATCATCCCGCCGGGTTCTGCATCTTCAACGACCTGGCGGTGATCAGCCATTACCTGCTGGAAAGTGGCCGAGTAAATCGGGTGCTGATCTTCGACTGCGATGTGCATCAGGGTGACGGGACTGCACGGATTCTGCACAACACTCCGGAGGCAGTGACCGTTTCCCTGCACTGCGAAAAGAATTTTCCTGCACGCAAAGCCGAAAGCGATTGGGATATTCCGTTGCCAATGGGCATGGGCGATGCCGATTACCTGAAGGTGGTGGACGACGCACTCAACTATTTGCTGCCGCTCTACCAACCGGACCTGGTGCTGTACGACGCCGGTGTCGATGTGCATAAGGATGACGCCCTGGGTTATCTGAAGCTGACAGACGAAGGCGTCGCCGCTCGCGATGAAAGCGTGATGCGTCACTGCCTGGGCCGGGATATTCCGGTGGTTGGCGTGATCGGCGGCGGCTACAGCAAGGACCGCAAAGCCCTGGCCCGCCGCCATGGCATCCTCCATCACAGCGCCCAACGGGTCTGGCAGTCATCAGGTTGTCATTGATCTATGGGTCTTTACCCACAATGCCTGTGGAACCGCCTGTGGATAACCTGAGTGAAAGGGTCTGCAGGCCATGCGGGGTGTAGGCTACAGAGCGGTGGTTGTTTTTTAACCAGCCCTCGAATCCTCCCACAAGGAGCAGGGCTGGTAGAATGCGCCCCCTATTCCGCCACGCCGCAGCTCTCGCCATGACCCAGCCCTCCACTTCCCTCCCCCCTCACGTCGCCATCATCGGCGGCGGCCCCGCCGGTTTGATGGCGGCTGAAGTGCTGAGTCAGGCCGGGATCAAAGTCGACCTGTACGACGGCATGCCTTCAGTGGGGCGAAAATTCCTCCTCGCCGGGGTTGGCGGCATGAACATCACCCACTCCGAGGCCTACCCGGCGTTTCTCTCACGCTATGCCGAACGGGTACCGCAGATTGCGCCGCTGTTACGGTCCTTCGGTGCTGAAGCGTTGTGCCAATGGATTCATGACCTGGGTATCGAAACCTTTGTCGGTAGCTCCGGCCGGGTGTTTCCTACCGACATGAAAGCCGCGCCCCTGTTGCGCGCCTGGCTCAAACGCCTGCGCGAAGCCGGCGTCGTTATCCACACCCGCCATCGCTGGCTCGGCTGGGATGACAACGGTGACTTGCGCATCGACAGCCCCGAAGGCGAAAAAACCGTTCAACCCGACGCGACCCTGTTGGCCCTCGGTGGCGGCAGCTGGTCGCGCCTCGGTTCGGACGGTGCCTGGATGCTGCCGCTGGAACAGCGCGGTGTAGGACTGGCACCGTTGCAACCGAGCAATTGCGGCTTCGAAGTGCAGGCCTGGAGCGAATTGATGGTCAGCAAATTCGCCGGCAGCCCGCTGAAAAACATCGCCATTGGCCTCAATGACGACGTGCCACGACTCGGGGAATGTGTGATCACTGCCACGGGGATTGAAGGCAGTTTGATCTACGCCCTGTCGGCACCGATCCGCGAAGCGATCAATCAACATGGCTCGGCAACCGTTCACCTCGACCTGTTGCCAGGCAAGCCTGTGGATAAAATCCAGTCTGCGCTGAGCAAACCGCGCGGTTCACGCTCCATGTCCAAACACCTGCACAGTCAGCTTGGCCTTGATGGCGTGAAAGCGGCGTTGTTGCGGGAGCTGACACCGGCCGACTGTTTTGCCGATCCGGCATTGCTGGCCAAGGCGATCAAGGCATTGCCGCTGACGCTGGTGAAAACCCGGCCATTGGACGAGGCCATCAGCAGCGCGGGGGGCGTGATGTTCGAGTCGGTGGATGAACGTTTGATGCTCAAGCAACTGCCCGGCGTGTTCTGTGCGGGTGAAATGCTCGATTGGGAAGCGCCGACCGGCGGCTATCTGCTGACCGCGTGCTTCGCCAGTGGGCGTGCGGCTGGGTTGGGGATGGTGGAGTGGTTGCAGCGCAAGGGCTGAAGACCGCGGCGCGCCGGCCCTGATCGTTCCCACGCTCTGCGTGGGAATGCAGCCCGGGACGCTCCGCGTCCCTACCGAAGCGGACGCAGAGCGTCCATTGAGGCATTCCCACGCAGAGCGTGGGAACGATCTTCAGAGGATCAAGGCTTACGCTTACGCGGCCCGGTATTGAACACCGGCACTTTACGCACAGGCTTGATCGAAGGCTCCGGCGCCGAAGCATCACCGCTCTCGACCCATTTACCCAGGTTGCGCTTGCCGCCACTGGAGGTCTTGGGCTTCTTCGGTTTTTTCGGTTTCTTGATCACCTGACCGCTGGCATCGGTATCCGGCACGCGGTGTTCAGGCTCGAAATCCTGCTCCATCTGACGAGTCAACGTCTGACGGGTCAGCATCTCGATGGCTGACAGCTGATTCACTTCATCAGCACACACCAGCGAAATAGCCTGCCCGGTTGCGCCCGCACGGCCGGTGCGACCGATGCGATGGATGTAGTCCTCCGCCACGATCGGCAGGTCGAAGTTGACCACCAATGGCAAATCTTCGATATCCAGACCACGCGCTGCCACGTCGGTGGCGACAAGGATTTGCACTTCGCTGGCCTTGAAACGATCCAGCGCCCGCTGACGGGTTGCCTGAGGTTTGTCGCCGTGGATGCCGTCGGCATTGATGCCCAGGCCCTGGAGCTTTTCCACCAACGCGTCTACGCCGTTACGGGTCTTGGCGAACACCAGCACCTGCTTCCACTTGCCCTTGCGCATCAAATGAACGAACAGCTCCGACTTGCGCTTCTTGTCCACCGTCACCACCCATTGCTTGACGGTGTTGGCAGCGACGTTGCGCGGGCTGACTTCGATGCTCAGCGGGTCGTTGAGCATTTGCCCGGCCAGCGTGCGGATGGCGTCGGAGAAGGTCGCGGAGAACAACAGCGTCTGACGTTTCTTCGGTAGCGCTTTGTAAATGTTCCCCAGCTCTTCGGAAAAACCCAGATCGAGCATGCGATCGGCTTCATCCAGCACCAGGGTTTGCAACTGGTTGAACTTGAGCGCGTTCTGGCGGAACAGGTCGAGCAAGCGGCCCGGAGTCGCCACCAACAGGTCGACGCCTTTGCGCAGCTTCATCATTTGCGGGTTGATGCTGACACCGCCGTACACCGCATACGTGCTCAACGGCAGGTTCTCGGCGTACTGGCGCACGGCTTCGTGAACCTGCTCGGCCAGTTCGCGGGTCGGCACCAGGATCAATGCGCGCACGGAGTTGGCGCTGACTTTCGGCCCTTCCATGGCCAGCAACTGCAGCAGCGGCAAGGCGAAACCGGCGGTTTTGCCGGTGCCGGTCTGGGCTGCGGCCATCAGGTCGCGACCGGCCAGTACCGCCGGAATCGCTTGTGTCTGCACCGGCGTAGGGGTCTGGTAGCCGAGCGTCTCGAGAGCGCGCAGCAAGGGTTCGATCAGGCCAAGGGTGGCGAAAGTCATGGGAGTACCGTAGGAAAATTCAGCGCGGGTTGTTCAATACAAGTGTGCAAAACAAGATGCAATGGCGCGCAGTTTACCCTAATTCGCTCGGGATTCTGTCGGCACCACTACGGCAGGCCGATCCGCACCACGGCGCCACTGCGGCAACCCGATCAACACCACGGCGCTGATGATCACTGTCATGGCCAGCGCTTCTTCAATACCAATGGTCTCGCCGACAAATACGATCCCCAGCAACACCGCCACCGCCGGGTTGACGTAGGCATAACTGGTGGCCGCTGCCGGACGCACGTGTTTCAACAGATACATGTAAGCGTTGAAGGCAATGATCGAACCGAAGAACGTCAAGTACGCCAGCGCCGCCCAGCCTTCGATCGGTGGCATGCTCTCCAGATGCTCGCCACTCACCGCGCTGCCGATCAACAACACCACGCCGCCCACCAGCATTTCCACGGCACTGGCCATCGCGCCCTGTGGCAACGGCAAGTGTTTGCTCCACACCGAACCGAAAGCCCAGGACGCGGCCGCGAACACCAGCAACGCCGCACCCAACGGGCTCGATTGCAGATTGGAACCAAGGTTGAGCATGGCGATACCGATCAGCCCGAGCACAATCCCGGCCCATTCGAGACGGGTATTACGCGCCCCCCAGAAATATCCGCAAAGCAAGGTAAACAGCGGCACCGTTGCCACCGCCAACGCGGCAACGCCGGAAGCGACACCGGTGTGTTCAGCCACGCTCACTGCTCCGTTACCGCACGTCAGCAGCAAAATCCCGATGATCCCCGCCGCTTTCCATTGCGCCCACGTCGGTGCCGGTGCCCCGCGCCAGCGCAGGAACGCGTACATCAACGTACCGGCGATCACGAAGCGGATACCGGCGAGCAACAACGGCGGCCAGTACTGCACGCCGATTCGAATCACCAGGTAGGTCGACCCCCAAATCACGTACAGCGCGAAAAAAGCAGCGATCAGCGGTAAGGAAAAACGGCGTATGCCAGGCATGGGCAGCTCGAGAACAAGACAAAGAGAGCAGCTATTCTAGAAAGGCCAACGGCGGAAAATAAGTTACAAAACCTGTTTATAGCGCCGGTACACTTTTCAAAGCACGGAGTTCAGCGCTATAAACCGTGCTTTCGAAAGTCAGTCTTTTTTCAGGAATGCCATGATGGACAAATACGACCGCATGCTCCTCAGCGCCCTGTTGGAAAACGGTCGTGCGTCCTACGCCGAACTGGCGCGCAAGGTGAACCTGTCCGCTCCGGCGGTGGCCGAGCGCGTGGCCAAACTTGAGGCCTGCGGGGTGA is a genomic window containing:
- a CDS encoding MFS transporter; this encodes MIPSQSSRVAPAMGVATGGIGDKIRGAMAVGKTRWGMLALVFFATTLNYIDRAALGVMQPILAKEMSWTAMDYANINFWFQVGYAIGFVLQGRLIDRVGVKRVFFCAVLLWSLATGAHGLATSAVGFMVCRFILGLTEAANYPACVKTTRLWFPAGERAVATGIFNAGTNVGAMFTPMLLPLILHAWGWQAAFLCMAALGGIWLLFWGLKYFNPEDHPSVKQSELDYIQKEVEPEQSRVPFSRILRMRGTWAFALAYSITAPVFWFYLYWLPPFLNQQYNLGINVTQMGIPLIIIYLTADFGSVGGGILSSFLIGRGVNPIKARLMSMFLFACCIIGVVMAAGSSSLWLAVFAISLAIGAHQAWTANIWSLVMDYTPKHMMSTVFGFGGMCAAIGGMFMTQLVGHILTITNNNYTVLFTMIPAMYFIALTWMYFMAPRKIPTVTE
- a CDS encoding DMT family transporter, yielding MTSPISTPLSGVNHPFKGILLVVVATFLFSSHDALSKYLCGFYPVVMVVWARYVIHTLLMAGIFLPQSGLRVLRTKRPLLQLMRALCLLGTSLLFTGALLFIPLAEATAVNFLAPVLVTALSVPLLGEQVTRGQWLAVICGFIGVLIIVHPGGELFTPAVLLPFCSALFFCFYQLLTRKLSEIDSPTTSNFFAGICNTLVMSALVPFFWQVPSLAHGFLMVALGACGMTAHLFLTQAFRHAAPALLAPFGYCQIAFAGLLGWLLFSHTPTLTTVIGIAVICCSGLAVAWQQSRR
- a CDS encoding IclR family transcriptional regulator, which translates into the protein MAGSQIERVFSVLESLTGEPQGLPMQTLAEQLDIPKSATHRLLAELIRLGYVRQNPENLRYHLSTKLVAMGFRYLSGSGADIVQPVLDRLARETGELVRLGVIEGERQTWIAKSQGARSGLRYDPDMGRDAPLFYTASGHAWLACMSDAEALSLVERQAVEKPEGLGPNAPRSNIELLERLRLAREQGYACVEESSAVGTSAIAAVIRDPLQGRVIGVLSIAGPSARMPGARLHELAPTLLAFAQELSAASQASELFS
- the ypfJ gene encoding KPN_02809 family neutral zinc metallopeptidase, translated to MLWKKGRRSDNVVDARGDDVGGGGGGMRFGGGKGLSLTAILLIVGIGWITGQDPMQILGQLTGQMSEQSAPDTTQTRKAPPANDEGAEFVRSILGDTEDTWRQIFQQADRQYKDPTLVLFNNRVNSACGLATSATGPFYCPADQKVYLDTSFFQEMSQRFSAAGDFAQAYVIAHEVGHHVQTLLGVSAKIQTARQQGRQMEGDNGLLVRQELQADCLAGVWANHAQKRLNWLEPGDIEEALNAANAIGDDRLQQQGQGRVVPDSFTHGTSAQRVRWFKAGFAQGQVGQCDTFAAKNL
- a CDS encoding alpha/beta fold hydrolase gives rise to the protein MRKWLLALLITCASTQAAEQGVKAISSGRLLLSAGEIAVSIGPTPAKIERVLIIVHGRLRNAETYRQSAERAAEQAGQSANTLVLAPQFLNETDIASHPVSDSVLRWQGNDWMAGGLSIAPFTMSSYAALDEIIARLGDRRQFPDVKQIVIAGHSGGAQVVQRYALLGHPQPALDTEGIKVRYVIANPSSYAYFNEQRPVAFSHAGCPNFNRWKYGLAGLPAYADGQTPAQLEENYVKRDIVYLLGQQDTDPNHPALDKSCEAKAQGASRLIRGRNYFNYLKRRHPQGLSQQLIEVPGVGHNEDGMFTSPEGQKALFGQ
- a CDS encoding HAD family hydrolase, producing MSLAEVRHWVFDMDGTLTVAVHDFAAIRVALAIPAEDDILTHLAALPADEAAAKHAWLLEHERDLALGSKPAPGAVELVRELAGRGYRLGILTRNARELAHVTLEAIGLADCFAVEDVLGRDEAPPKPHPGGLLKLAEAWKVPASEMVMVGDYRFDLDCGRAAGTRTVLVNLPDNPWPELADWHARDCVELRQLLSA
- the tesB gene encoding acyl-CoA thioesterase II encodes the protein MSQVLEDLVDLLTLEPIEENLFRGRSQDLGFRQLFGGQVLGQSLSAASQTVEPARHVHSMHGYFLRPGDAKLPVVYQVDRVRDGGSFSTRRVTAIQKGNPIFTCSASFQYDEEGFQHQTQMPQVVGPENLPSELELTQQRAHLIPEHMREKLLCPKPIEVRPVTEKDPYNPQPADPIKYVWFRADGALADTPALHKYLLAYASDFGLLTTSMLPHGKSVWQKDMQVASLDHALWFHADLRADDWLLYAMDSPWAGNSRGFSRGSVFNRAGQLVASVTQEGLIRHRKDWA
- a CDS encoding GNAT family N-acetyltransferase, whose translation is MEPILELESARLLLRQWRDEDLPAFAAMCADPQVMRYFPAPLSRLESASLIGRVRGHFAEHGFGLWALERKDTGAFIGFTGLGVVGFDAPFTPAVEIGWRLAREHWGLGYASEAAWTALRCGFDRLALQEVVAFTTRTNLPSEKVMQAIGMHHAPADDFEHPRLAADHPLRPHVLYRITREQWLQTLHG